CCGGCGTTTGATCTCGGCCCCCGCCCCGCCGGCGCTGACGGGGACCCAGCCCGAGAAATGGCGCCTCAGCCCGCCCTACGGGCGCAGGCAGGTGAAGCGTCGCGGCCTAATTAGGCTGCGAGTGCGAAGTTGTTGTCTGCAGTTAAGCAGTCCTGCTCGGCTTGCGGGGTGAACAGGACCCCCGGCACGCATCTCTCGTTTCCTCACCCCCGTCGAACCCAGATCGCCCCCTCACCTTGACCCCTCAATAATAGGAGCCCCGCAGCGCACGGGCAACCCGCGCCGGTTCGCACCTCTGGGCAGGCGGCGCACCGGGGAGCTGCTCAGCGCCGGCCGCGCCTCCCCGCCGCCATCGCACGGTCGATCTCCCGGCGCTCCATCCGCTCGCGGATCGCCGCGCGCTTGTCGTGGAGCTTCTTCCCGACGCCGAGTCCGAGCTCTGCCTTCGCCCGCCCGCGCGACCAGTAGAGGCGCAACGGCACGAGGGTCAGGCCACGCTCCTGGATCCTGCCCCGCAGACGCTCGATCTCCTTGCGGTGCAGCAGCAGCTTCCGGTTCCGCTCGGGGTCATGCCCGAACTGGCTCGCCGGGGCGTACGGGCTGATGTG
The Deltaproteobacteria bacterium genome window above contains:
- the smpB gene encoding SsrA-binding protein SmpB, whose amino-acid sequence is MTKEARERDITVNRRAFHDYTITERFEAGLALVGSEVKSLRDHRANLKDSYARFFGDELFLVGAHISPYAPASQFGHDPERNRKLLLHRKEIERLRGRIQERGLTLVPLRLYWSRGRAKAELGLGVGKKLHDKRAAIRERMERREIDRAMAAGRRGRR